Proteins encoded together in one Oncorhynchus mykiss isolate Arlee chromosome 7, USDA_OmykA_1.1, whole genome shotgun sequence window:
- the LOC110495475 gene encoding late histone H2A.2.2: protein MSGRGKKAVSKSKTSTSRSVRAGLQFPVGRIHRLLKKGHYAARIGTGAAVYLAAILEYLCAEVLELSGNAARDNKKSRIAPRHIQLAVRNDEELNTLLGAVTISEGGVLPNIQAMLLPKKTKLPKDDGSNANDVQSQEF, encoded by the coding sequence ATGTCTGGTCGTGGAAAGAAAGCTGTCTCCAAATCGAAGACTTCCACGAGTCGCTCTGTCAGGGCAGGTCTCCAGTTTCCTGTAGGCCGAATTCACCGTCTGCTGAAGAAGGGACATTACGCTGCCCGCATTGGTACAGGAGCTGCAGTCTACCTCGCTGCCATACTGGAGTATCTCTGCGCTGAAGTCCTGGAGCTGTCGGGTAACGCGGCCCGTGACAATAAGAAGTCGCGCATTGCTCCACGGCACATTCAACTAGCTGTGCGGAACGACGAGGAGTTGAACACGCTGCTGGGTGCTGTCACCATATCGGAGGGTGGTGTCCTTCCAAACATCCAAGCCATGTTACTCCCCAAGAAGACCAAGCTACCTAAAGATGACGGCAGCAATGCCAACGACGTCCAGTCTCAAGAGTTTTAA